Proteins encoded together in one Helicobacter pylori window:
- a CDS encoding PAP2 family protein, with amino-acid sequence MAENSFKNVSTQPKAFFLLPVKTLFLLGGVFSAFFIMIAGLVLFGYTNSMDNAIFSLMRSNSSSPILDQALRRVVFLGSSQFVLPLSLLVGVFLSLYRRNLALGVWFVLSVILFEALLESLKHLLAHSIQWLSHSANFPSAIALSLTLFYGLLVLLIPHLIAHQIFQNILSYSLLGLIFLIGLALIVLGVSFSSVLGGFCLGALGACFSIGIYLSVFQKI; translated from the coding sequence ATGGCTGAAAATTCTTTCAAAAATGTTTCTACACAACCCAAAGCATTTTTTTTATTACCAGTTAAAACCCTGTTTCTTTTAGGAGGTGTTTTTAGCGCGTTTTTTATTATGATTGCTGGTTTAGTCCTTTTTGGTTACACCAACTCAATGGATAATGCCATTTTTAGCTTGATGCGTTCAAATTCTTCTAGCCCCATTTTAGATCAAGCACTCCGACGCGTTGTTTTTTTAGGCTCTTCTCAATTCGTGTTGCCTTTGAGCTTGTTAGTGGGGGTGTTTTTAAGCCTTTATCGTAGGAATTTAGCGCTTGGGGTGTGGTTTGTGCTAAGCGTGATCTTATTTGAAGCCCTTTTAGAATCTTTAAAACACCTTTTGGCACACTCCATTCAATGGCTTTCGCACAGCGCTAATTTCCCTAGCGCTATTGCGCTTTCTTTAACGCTATTTTATGGGTTGCTTGTTTTATTAATACCCCATTTGATCGCGCATCAAATATTTCAAAACATTCTTTCTTATAGTTTGCTTGGTTTGATTTTTTTAATAGGCTTAGCGCTGATTGTTTTAGGGGTGTCTTTTAGCAGTGTTTTAGGAGGGTTTTGTTTAGGGGCGTTAGGGGCTTGTTTTTCCATAGGGATTTATTTGAGCGTGTTCCAAAAGATCTAA
- the fliF gene encoding flagellar basal body M-ring protein FliF, with protein sequence MDLKVLLQRIVDFFIKLNKKQKIALIAAGVLITALLVFLLLYPFKEKDYAQGGYGVLFERLDSSDNALILQHLQQNQIPYKILKDDTILIPKDKVYEERITLASQGIPKTSKVGFEIFDTKDFGATDFDQNIKLIRAIEGELSRTIESLNPILKANVHIAIPKDSVFVAKEVPPSASVMLKLKPDMKLSPTQILGIKNLIAAAVPKLTIENVKIVNENGESIGEGDILENSKELALEQLHYKQNFENILENKIVNILAPIVGGKNKVVARVNAEFDFSQKKSTKETFDPNNVVRSEQNLEEKKEGASKKQVGGVPGVVSNIGPVQGLKDNKEPEKYEKSQNTTNYEVGKTISEIKGEFGTLVRLNAAVVVDGKYKIALKDGANALEYEPLSDESLQKINALVKQAIGYNQNRGDDVAVSNFEFNPMAPMLDNATLSEKIMHKTQKILGSFTPLIKYILVFIVLFIFYKKVIVPFSERMLEVVPDEDKEVKSMFEEMDEEEDELNKLGDLRKKVEDQLGLNATFSEEEVRYEIILEKIRGTLKERPDEIATLFKLLIKDEISSDSAKG encoded by the coding sequence TTGGATTTAAAGGTATTATTGCAACGGATTGTTGATTTTTTCATCAAGCTCAATAAAAAGCAAAAAATCGCCCTGATTGCAGCCGGGGTTTTAATCACCGCCTTGCTTGTGTTTTTATTGCTCTACCCCTTTAAAGAAAAAGACTACGCGCAAGGGGGTTATGGGGTTTTATTTGAAAGATTGGACTCTAGCGATAACGCTTTAATCTTACAGCACCTTCAACAAAACCAAATCCCTTATAAAATCTTAAAAGACGACACCATTCTCATCCCTAAAGATAAAGTGTATGAAGAAAGGATTACGCTGGCTTCTCAAGGGATCCCTAAAACGAGTAAAGTGGGCTTTGAAATCTTTGACACTAAAGACTTTGGGGCGACTGATTTTGATCAAAATATCAAACTCATTCGCGCCATTGAGGGCGAATTGTCGCGCACGATTGAAAGTTTAAACCCCATTTTGAAAGCCAATGTGCATATTGCAATCCCTAAAGACAGCGTGTTTGTGGCTAAAGAAGTCCCTCCTAGCGCTTCGGTGATGCTCAAACTCAAGCCTGACATGAAGCTTTCACCCACTCAAATTTTAGGGATTAAAAATTTAATCGCTGCAGCTGTGCCTAAACTCACGATAGAAAACGTGAAAATCGTGAATGAAAATGGCGAATCAATAGGCGAGGGCGATATACTAGAAAACTCCAAAGAATTAGCCCTAGAACAATTGCATTACAAACAAAATTTTGAAAACATTTTAGAAAATAAGATTGTCAATATCTTAGCCCCTATTGTGGGGGGTAAAAACAAGGTGGTCGCAAGGGTCAATGCGGAGTTTGATTTCAGCCAAAAGAAAAGCACTAAAGAGACTTTTGATCCCAATAATGTTGTAAGGAGCGAGCAAAATTTAGAAGAAAAAAAAGAAGGTGCTTCTAAAAAACAAGTCGGTGGCGTGCCTGGGGTTGTGAGCAATATCGGGCCCGTGCAAGGATTGAAAGACAATAAAGAGCCAGAAAAATACGAAAAGTCTCAAAACACGACCAATTATGAAGTGGGTAAAACCATTAGCGAGATTAAGGGCGAGTTTGGCACTTTAGTGCGTTTGAATGCGGCGGTTGTGGTGGATGGCAAGTATAAAATCGCGCTTAAAGATGGGGCAAACGCTTTAGAATATGAGCCTTTGAGCGATGAATCGCTTCAAAAAATCAACGCTCTAGTGAAACAAGCCATTGGCTATAATCAAAATAGAGGCGATGATGTGGCGGTGAGCAATTTTGAGTTTAACCCTATGGCACCCATGCTTGATAACGCTACTTTGAGCGAAAAAATCATGCACAAAACTCAAAAAATCTTAGGCTCATTCACGCCTTTAATCAAGTATATTTTAGTGTTTATAGTGCTATTTATTTTCTATAAAAAAGTGATTGTGCCTTTCAGCGAACGCATGCTGGAAGTAGTGCCTGATGAAGATAAGGAAGTGAAATCCATGTTTGAAGAGATGGATGAAGAAGAAGATGAATTGAACAAACTCGGCGATTTGAGGAAAAAAGTAGAAGATCAATTAGGGCTTAATGCAACCTTTAGCGAAGAAGAAGTAAGATACGAAATCATTTTAGAAAAGATTAGAGGGACCCTTAAAGAGCGCCCTGATGAAATCGCCACGCTCTTTAAACTCCTAATCAAAGATGAAATCTCTTCAGACAGCGCGAAAGGTTAA
- the fliG gene encoding flagellar motor switch protein FliG yields MATKLTPKQKAQLDELSMSEKIAILLIQVGEDTTGEILRHLDIDSITEISKQIVQLNGTDKQIGAAVLEEFFAIFQSNQYINTGGLEYARELLTRTLGSEEARKVMDKLTKSLQTQKNFAYLGKIKPQQLADFIINEHPQTIALILAHMEAPNAAETLSYFPDEMKAEISIRMANLGEISPQVVKRVSTVLENKLESLTSYKIEVGGLRAVAEIFNRLGQKSAKTTLARIESVDNKLAGAIKEMMFTFEDIAKLDNFAIREILKVADKKDLSLALKTSTQDLTDKFLNNMSSRAAEQFVEEMQYLGAVKIKDVDVAQRKIIEIVQSLQEKGVIQTGEEEDVIE; encoded by the coding sequence ATGGCAACCAAGCTTACCCCCAAACAAAAGGCTCAATTAGACGAACTTTCCATGAGTGAAAAAATCGCCATTTTACTCATTCAAGTGGGCGAAGACACCACAGGCGAGATTTTAAGGCATTTAGACATTGATTCTATTACAGAGATTTCTAAGCAAATCGTGCAATTAAACGGCACAGACAAGCAAATCGGCGCGGCGGTTTTAGAGGAATTTTTTGCGATTTTTCAGTCTAACCAATACATTAATACCGGCGGTTTAGAATACGCTAGAGAGCTTTTAACCAGGACTTTAGGGAGCGAAGAAGCCAGAAAAGTGATGGATAAACTCACTAAAAGCTTGCAAACGCAAAAAAACTTCGCTTATTTAGGCAAAATCAAGCCCCAACAACTCGCTGATTTCATCATTAACGAACACCCTCAAACCATTGCCTTGATTTTAGCCCACATGGAAGCCCCTAATGCGGCTGAGACTTTGAGTTATTTCCCTGATGAAATGAAAGCCGAGATTTCTATCAGAATGGCGAATTTAGGCGAAATATCGCCCCAAGTGGTTAAAAGGGTTTCCACGGTGTTAGAAAACAAACTAGAATCGCTCACTAGCTATAAAATTGAAGTGGGCGGTTTGAGAGCGGTGGCTGAAATCTTTAACCGATTAGGCCAAAAGAGTGCTAAAACCACGCTCGCTCGCATTGAAAGCGTGGATAACAAGCTCGCCGGTGCGATTAAAGAAATGATGTTCACTTTTGAAGATATAGCCAAACTAGACAATTTCGCTATCAGAGAGATTTTAAAAGTAGCGGATAAAAAAGACTTGTCTTTGGCACTAAAAACCTCTACCCAAGATTTAACCGATAAATTCTTAAACAACATGAGCAGCAGGGCTGCAGAGCAATTTGTAGAAGAAATGCAATATTTAGGGGCGGTTAAAATCAAAGATGTGGATGTGGCCCAAAGAAAAATCATTGAAATCGTGCAGAGCTTGCAAGAAAAAGGCGTGATCCAAACCGGTGAAGAGGAAGATGTCATTGAATAG
- the fliH gene encoding flagellar assembly protein FliH: MSLNSRKNLIQKDHLNKHDIQKYEFKSMANLPPKTNPNGASLETPNHPQEPLEKKAIENDLIDCLLKKTDELSSHLVKLQMQFEKAQEESKALIENAKNDGYKIGFKEGEEKMRNELTHSVNEEKNQLLHAITALDEKMKKSQDHLMALEKELSAIAIDIAKEVILKEVENNSQKVALALAEELLKNVLDATDIHLKVNPLDYPYLNERLQNASKIKLESNEAISKGGVMITSSNGSLDGNLMERFKTLKESVLENFKV; this comes from the coding sequence ATGTCATTGAATAGCCGTAAAAACTTGATCCAAAAAGACCATTTGAATAAGCATGACATTCAAAAATACGAATTTAAGAGCATGGCAAATTTACCCCCTAAAACTAATCCTAATGGCGCGTCTTTAGAAACGCCTAACCACCCCCAAGAGCCTTTGGAAAAAAAAGCGATAGAAAATGATTTGATTGATTGCTTGTTGAAAAAAACCGATGAGCTTTCAAGCCATTTAGTGAAATTGCAAATGCAATTTGAAAAAGCCCAAGAAGAGAGCAAAGCTTTGATTGAAAACGCTAAAAACGATGGCTATAAAATCGGCTTTAAAGAGGGCGAAGAAAAAATGCGTAACGAACTCACCCATAGCGTGAATGAAGAAAAAAACCAGCTTTTGCATGCGATCACGGCTTTAGATGAAAAAATGAAAAAATCACAAGATCATTTAATGGCTTTAGAAAAGGAACTGAGCGCGATTGCGATAGATATAGCTAAAGAAGTGATCCTTAAAGAAGTGGAAAACAACAGCCAAAAAGTAGCCCTTGCTTTGGCTGAAGAGCTTTTAAAAAATGTTTTAGACGCAACGGATATTCATTTAAAAGTCAATCCCTTGGATTACCCTTATTTAAACGAGCGTTTGCAAAACGCTTCCAAAATCAAATTAGAGAGCAATGAGGCCATTTCTAAAGGAGGCGTTATGATCACTAGCTCTAACGGGAGCCTTGATGGGAATTTAATGGAGCGCTTTAAAACGCTCAAAGAAAGCGTGTTGGAAAATTTTAAGGTGTGA
- a CDS encoding 1-deoxy-D-xylulose-5-phosphate synthase has product MILQNKTFDLNPNDIAGLELVCQTLRERILEVVSANGGHLSSSLGAVELIVSMHALFDCQKNPFIFDTSHQAYAHKLLTGRFESFSTLRQFKGLSGFTKPSESAYDYFIAGHSSTSVSIGVGVAKAFRLKQALGMPIALLGDGSISAGIFYEALNELGDRKYPMIMILNDNEMSISTPIGALSKALSQLMKGPFYQSFRSKVKKILSTLPESVNYLASRFEESFKLITPGVFFEELGINYIGPINGHDLSAIIETLKLAKELKEPVLIHAQTLKGKGYKIAEGRYEKWHGVGPFDLDTGLSKKSKSAILSPTEAYSNTLLELAKKDEKIVGVTAAMPSGTGLDKLIDAYPLRFFDVAIAEQHALTSSSAMAKEGFKPFVSIYSTFLQRAYDSIVHDACISSLPIKLAIDRAGIVGEDGETHQGLLDVSYLRSIPNMVIFAPRDNETLKNAVYFANEHDSSPCAFRYPRGSFALKEGVFEPSGFVLGQSELLKKEGEILLIGYGNGVGRAHLVQLALKEKNIECALLDLRFLKPLDQNLSAIVAPYQKLYVFSDNYKLGGVASAILEFLSEQNILKPVKSFEIIDEFIMHGNTALVEKSLGLDTESLTDAILKDLGQER; this is encoded by the coding sequence GTGATTTTGCAAAATAAAACTTTTGATTTAAACCCTAATGATATTGCAGGCTTGGAGTTGGTGTGCCAAACACTAAGGGAGCGTATTTTAGAAGTGGTGAGCGCTAATGGGGGGCATTTAAGCTCTTCTTTAGGGGCTGTGGAGCTGATTGTAAGCATGCATGCCTTATTTGATTGCCAAAAAAACCCTTTCATTTTTGACACTTCGCACCAAGCTTACGCCCATAAGCTTCTAACCGGGCGCTTTGAAAGCTTTAGCACTTTAAGGCAATTCAAGGGTTTGAGTGGCTTTACTAAGCCTAGCGAGAGCGCATACGATTATTTCATCGCTGGGCATAGCTCCACTTCGGTATCCATAGGCGTGGGGGTGGCTAAAGCCTTTCGTTTGAAACAAGCGTTAGGCATGCCTATCGCTTTACTAGGCGATGGCAGTATTAGTGCGGGGATTTTTTATGAAGCCTTAAACGAACTGGGCGATAGGAAATACCCCATGATCATGATTTTGAACGATAATGAAATGAGTATCAGCACGCCTATTGGAGCCTTATCCAAAGCCCTTAGCCAGCTGATGAAAGGCCCGTTTTACCAGTCTTTCCGCTCTAAAGTTAAAAAAATCTTAAGCACCTTACCTGAAAGCGTGAATTACTTAGCGAGCCGTTTTGAAGAATCTTTCAAGCTCATCACCCCGGGCGTGTTTTTTGAAGAATTAGGCATTAACTATATAGGGCCTATTAATGGGCATGATTTGAGCGCGATTATTGAAACCTTAAAATTAGCCAAAGAGCTTAAAGAACCGGTGCTAATCCATGCGCAAACCTTAAAAGGCAAAGGCTATAAAATCGCTGAAGGGCGCTATGAAAAATGGCATGGGGTGGGGCCTTTTGATTTGGATACCGGCTTGTCTAAAAAATCCAAAAGCGCGATTTTATCGCCCACTGAAGCGTATTCTAACACCCTTTTAGAATTGGCCAAGAAAGATGAAAAAATCGTAGGCGTAACCGCGGCGATGCCTAGCGGCACAGGATTAGACAAACTCATTGACGCTTACCCTTTGCGTTTTTTTGATGTCGCTATCGCTGAACAACACGCTTTAACTTCTAGCAGTGCTATGGCTAAAGAGGGGTTTAAACCTTTTGTGAGTATTTATTCTACTTTTTTACAGAGGGCTTATGATTCCATTGTGCATGACGCTTGCATTTCTAGCTTACCGATTAAATTAGCCATTGACAGGGCTGGGATCGTGGGCGAAGATGGCGAGACGCACCAAGGGCTTTTAGACGTGTCGTATTTGCGTTCTATCCCTAACATGGTCATTTTTGCCCCACGAGACAATGAGACTTTAAAAAACGCCGTGTATTTTGCTAATGAACACGATTCAAGCCCTTGCGCGTTCCGCTACCCTAGGGGGTCGTTTGCGTTAAAAGAGGGGGTTTTTGAGCCTAGCGGTTTTGTTTTGGGGCAAAGCGAATTATTGAAAAAAGAGGGCGAAATTTTACTCATAGGCTATGGTAATGGCGTGGGGCGGGCGCATTTAGTCCAACTGGCTTTAAAAGAAAAAAACATAGAGTGCGCGCTTTTGGATTTGAGATTCCTTAAACCTTTAGATCAAAATTTAAGTGCGATCGTTGCCCCTTATCAAAAGCTCTATGTTTTTAGCGATAATTACAAGCTTGGGGGGGTGGCTAGCGCGATTTTAGAGTTTTTGAGCGAACAAAATATTTTAAAGCCTGTTAAAAGCTTTGAAATCATTGATGAATTTATCATGCATGGGAACACCGCTTTAGTGGAAAAATCCTTAGGCTTAGACACAGAGAGTTTGACTGACGCTATTTTAAAAGATTTAGGACAAGAGAGATGA
- a CDS encoding elongation factor 4, giving the protein MKNIRNFSIIAHIDHGKSTLADCLIFECNAISNREMTSQVMDTMDIEKERGITIKAQSVRLNYTFKGEDYVLNLIDTPGHVDFSYEVSRSLCSCEGALLVVDATQGVEAQTIANTYIALDNNLEILPVINKIDLPNANVLEVKQDIEDTIGIDCSNANEVSAKAKLGIKDLLEKIITTIPAPSGDPNNPLKALIYDSWFDNYLGALALVRIMDGSINTEQEILVMGTGKKHGVLGLYYPNPLKKIPTKSLECGEIGIVSLGLKSVTDIAVGDTLTDAKNPTPKPIEGFMPAKPFVFAGLYPIETDRFEDLREALLKLQLNDCALNFEPESSVALGFGFRVGFLGLLHMEVIKERLEREFGLNLIATAPTVVYEVHLTDNSIKYVQNPSELPPENYIACIKEPFVRATIITPSEFLGNLMQLLNNKRGIQEKMEYLNQSRVMLTYSLPSNEIVMDFYDKLKSCTKGYASFDYEPIENREAHLVKLDVRVAGDVVDALSIIIDKNKAYEKGRALVETMKELIPRQLFEVAIQASVGNKIIARETIKSVGKNVTAKCYGGDITRKRKLLEKQKEGKKRMKAIGKVELPQEAFLAILKID; this is encoded by the coding sequence ATGAAGAATATCCGCAATTTTTCCATTATCGCTCACATTGACCATGGTAAAAGCACTTTAGCGGATTGCTTGATTTTTGAATGCAACGCTATCAGTAACAGAGAAATGACGAGCCAAGTGATGGACACGATGGATATTGAAAAAGAAAGGGGCATTACAATTAAGGCTCAAAGCGTGCGCTTGAATTACACTTTTAAGGGGGAGGATTATGTTTTAAACCTTATTGACACCCCAGGGCATGTGGATTTTAGCTATGAAGTGTCGCGCTCTTTGTGTTCGTGCGAAGGGGCGTTATTAGTGGTGGATGCCACTCAAGGCGTGGAAGCACAAACCATTGCAAACACTTATATCGCTTTAGATAACAATTTAGAGATTTTACCGGTGATCAATAAAATTGATTTGCCTAATGCGAATGTTTTAGAAGTCAAACAGGATATAGAAGACACGATAGGGATTGATTGCTCCAATGCTAATGAAGTGAGCGCTAAAGCTAAGCTTGGCATTAAAGATTTGTTAGAAAAAATCATTACGACCATTCCTGCCCCTAGCGGTGATCCTAATAACCCCTTAAAAGCGCTCATTTACGATTCATGGTTTGACAATTATTTAGGGGCACTAGCGTTAGTGCGTATCATGGATGGGAGCATCAATACCGAGCAAGAAATTTTAGTGATGGGAACGGGTAAAAAACATGGCGTTTTAGGGCTATACTACCCTAACCCTTTGAAAAAAATCCCCACCAAGAGTTTAGAATGCGGCGAGATTGGCATTGTGAGTTTGGGGCTAAAAAGCGTTACGGATATTGCGGTGGGTGATACGCTCACAGACGCTAAAAACCCTACCCCTAAACCCATTGAGGGCTTTATGCCGGCTAAACCCTTTGTTTTTGCGGGGCTTTACCCTATAGAAACGGACCGGTTTGAAGATTTAAGAGAAGCGTTATTGAAACTCCAGCTTAACGATTGCGCTTTAAATTTTGAGCCTGAAAGCTCTGTGGCGCTTGGCTTTGGCTTTAGGGTGGGCTTTTTAGGGCTATTGCACATGGAAGTGATCAAAGAAAGGCTGGAAAGGGAATTTGGCCTTAACTTAATCGCTACCGCTCCCACGGTGGTGTATGAAGTGCATTTAACGGATAATAGCATCAAATATGTTCAAAACCCTAGCGAATTGCCCCCTGAAAATTATATCGCTTGCATCAAAGAGCCTTTTGTGAGGGCGACAATCATCACGCCGAGTGAATTTTTGGGTAATTTAATGCAGTTATTGAACAATAAAAGAGGCATTCAAGAAAAAATGGAATATTTGAATCAGTCTCGTGTCATGCTCACTTATTCCTTGCCGAGCAATGAAATTGTGATGGATTTTTATGACAAACTCAAATCTTGCACGAAAGGGTATGCGAGCTTTGATTATGAGCCTATAGAAAACAGAGAGGCTCATTTGGTGAAGTTAGATGTGAGGGTGGCAGGCGATGTGGTGGATGCGCTTTCTATCATTATAGATAAAAACAAGGCGTATGAAAAGGGGCGTGCTTTAGTGGAAACGATGAAAGAGCTTATCCCAAGACAGCTTTTTGAAGTCGCTATCCAAGCGAGTGTAGGCAATAAAATCATCGCCAGAGAGACGATTAAATCTGTCGGTAAGAATGTAACGGCTAAGTGCTATGGGGGCGATATTACACGAAAAAGAAAACTCTTAGAAAAGCAAAAAGAGGGCAAGAAACGCATGAAAGCTATCGGTAAGGTGGAACTTCCCCAAGAAGCGTTTTTGGCGATATTAAAGATTGATTAG
- a CDS encoding DUF3883 domain-containing protein: MAKHRNYEILNLIGYALAKFDNDFIKEFGFSTKNTFFEYCVQIGLANTTGVIKNRMDLFDYFFPNKRKGWWQKGNAYIHRKLWIDSLFKDEDAKGFSHIVKWFLQEQYGIQLDITPNAYLKTRYKSMQETGLEAELYFLNHYKNIKTFSSGHLKDMRLFGDGYDFYIQTNKQAFLVEVKGIREKQGTLRLTQKEYDQAQTYSHDYVLVVVLNLSEKPYLLSVVNPLERLEFKACERKQKSILEYHLVGQIK; the protein is encoded by the coding sequence ATGGCAAAACATAGAAATTATGAAATTTTAAATCTCATAGGCTATGCTTTGGCGAAATTTGATAATGATTTTATTAAAGAATTTGGTTTTTCTACTAAAAATACTTTTTTTGAATATTGTGTCCAAATCGGCTTAGCTAACACGACTGGCGTTATCAAAAATCGTATGGATTTATTTGATTATTTTTTTCCTAACAAACGCAAAGGCTGGTGGCAAAAAGGCAATGCCTATATCCATAGAAAATTATGGATTGATAGCTTGTTTAAAGATGAAGACGCTAAAGGTTTTAGCCATATTGTGAAATGGTTTTTGCAAGAACAATATGGCATTCAACTAGACATTACCCCTAACGCTTACCTTAAAACCCGCTATAAAAGCATGCAAGAAACAGGCTTAGAAGCCGAATTGTATTTTTTAAACCACTATAAAAACATTAAAACATTTTCTAGTGGGCATTTAAAAGACATGCGTCTTTTTGGCGATGGGTATGACTTCTATATTCAAACCAACAAGCAGGCGTTTTTAGTGGAAGTTAAGGGGATTAGAGAAAAGCAAGGGACATTGAGATTGACTCAAAAAGAATACGATCAAGCGCAAACTTATAGCCATGATTATGTGCTTGTAGTGGTATTGAATTTGAGTGAGAAACCCTATCTTTTATCTGTTGTTAATCCTTTAGAGCGTTTAGAGTTTAAGGCATGCGAGAGAAAGCAAAAAAGCATTTTAGAATACCACTTAGTAGGGCAAATAAAATAA
- a CDS encoding flagellar hook-basal body protein: protein MQNGYYAATGAMATQFNRLDLTSNNLANLNTNGFKRDDAITGDFLRLYQQYREQLPLEDQTKASAKYLNRNLNRVPILSEIYTDRSLGAFEETNNPLDFALTSPNLYFAIQTNEGVAYTRDGHFSVDKDGFLVTLNGFRVLSRSGLNEKGGIMLMPDAEIEVDQNGGITFRDNEAQIQAGALALVSFSEPKNLKKIGQNLYTYQGEGAHQVSDSGALKQYMLEKSNVNAVREMSALIEINRFLDMYSKVLKTHQDDMNAEAINKLATKA from the coding sequence ATGCAAAATGGGTATTATGCGGCCACAGGAGCTATGGCGACACAATTTAACCGCTTGGATTTAACCTCTAATAATTTAGCTAATTTAAACACTAATGGCTTTAAAAGAGACGATGCGATTACAGGCGATTTTTTAAGGCTTTACCAACAATACCGAGAGCAACTGCCCTTAGAAGATCAAACCAAAGCGAGCGCGAAGTATTTAAACCGCAACCTCAATCGTGTGCCTATTTTATCAGAAATCTATACCGATAGGAGTCTTGGTGCGTTTGAAGAAACGAATAACCCCCTAGATTTTGCCCTAACAAGCCCTAACCTCTATTTTGCGATACAAACTAATGAGGGCGTCGCTTATACCAGAGATGGGCATTTCAGCGTGGATAAAGACGGCTTTTTAGTTACTCTTAATGGCTTTAGGGTGCTTTCTCGTTCGGGCTTGAACGAAAAAGGAGGGATCATGCTCATGCCTGACGCTGAAATTGAAGTGGATCAAAATGGCGGAATCACTTTTAGGGATAATGAAGCCCAAATTCAAGCGGGCGCGTTGGCTTTAGTGAGTTTTAGCGAACCAAAAAACCTTAAAAAAATAGGGCAAAACCTTTATACCTATCAAGGCGAAGGCGCTCATCAAGTCTCTGACTCTGGTGCGTTAAAACAATACATGCTAGAAAAAAGCAATGTCAATGCAGTGCGTGAGATGAGTGCTTTGATTGAAATCAACCGCTTTTTGGACATGTATTCTAAAGTGCTAAAAACCCACCAAGACGACATGAACGCTGAAGCGATCAACAAACTCGCTACAAAAGCTTAA
- a CDS encoding MFS transporter: MNPQIQPATKKPLKSLLAASSGNLVEWYDFYAYAFLAPYFAKEFTHTNDPTLALISAFLVFMLGFFMRPLGSLFFGKLGDKKGRKTSMVYSIILMALGSFMLALLPTKEIVGEWAFLFLLLARLLQGFSVGGEYGVVATYLSELGKNGKKGFYGSFQYVTLVGGQLLAIFSLFIVENIYTHDQISAFAWRYLFALGGILALLSLFLRNIMEETMDSKTTSKTTIKEETQRGSLKELLHHKKALMIVFGLTMGGSLCFYTFTVYLKIFLTNSSSFSPKESSFIMLLALSYFIFLQPLCGMLADKIKRTQMLMVFAITGLIVTPVVFYGIKHATSVYEALFYEILALSSMSFYTCIAGVIKAELFPEHVRALGVGLAYAIANALFGGSASYVALEFKQHGFEAGFVGYVMLSIIIFMVMVIIFPKKTYLE, encoded by the coding sequence ATGAACCCCCAGATTCAACCCGCCACCAAAAAACCCTTAAAATCCCTTTTAGCTGCTAGTTCAGGTAATTTAGTGGAATGGTATGATTTTTACGCTTATGCGTTCCTTGCCCCTTATTTCGCTAAGGAATTTACCCACACTAACGACCCCACTTTAGCGCTCATCTCAGCTTTTTTGGTTTTCATGCTAGGGTTTTTCATGCGCCCTTTGGGGAGTTTGTTTTTTGGTAAATTGGGGGATAAAAAGGGGCGTAAAACTTCTATGGTGTATTCCATTATCCTTATGGCGCTAGGCTCTTTCATGCTCGCATTGCTCCCCACTAAAGAAATCGTAGGGGAATGGGCGTTCTTGTTTTTATTGTTAGCCAGGCTTTTACAGGGCTTTAGCGTGGGAGGAGAATATGGCGTGGTCGCTACTTACCTCTCTGAATTAGGCAAGAATGGTAAAAAAGGTTTTTATGGCTCTTTTCAATATGTAACTTTAGTGGGAGGGCAGCTCTTAGCCATTTTTTCACTCTTTATCGTTGAAAATATTTACACGCATGATCAAATCAGTGCGTTTGCTTGGCGTTATTTGTTCGCTTTAGGGGGCATATTAGCCCTACTCTCACTCTTTTTAAGAAATATCATGGAAGAAACTATGGATAGTAAAACAACTTCCAAAACCACCATTAAAGAAGAAACCCAAAGAGGCAGCCTAAAGGAATTGCTCCACCATAAAAAAGCCTTAATGATAGTCTTTGGGCTAACTATGGGAGGGAGTTTGTGTTTTTATACTTTTACGGTGTATTTAAAGATCTTTTTAACCAACAGCTCATCATTCAGCCCTAAAGAAAGCAGTTTCATCATGCTTTTAGCACTCTCTTATTTCATCTTCTTACAGCCCTTATGCGGGATGCTTGCAGATAAAATCAAACGCACCCAAATGCTGATGGTTTTTGCTATCACAGGGCTTATTGTAACGCCCGTTGTCTTTTATGGCATCAAGCATGCCACTAGCGTGTATGAAGCCCTATTTTATGAAATACTCGCATTAAGCAGCATGAGTTTTTACACTTGCATTGCTGGGGTCATTAAGGCGGAATTATTCCCTGAACATGTGCGAGCGCTTGGCGTGGGTTTGGCCTATGCGATCGCCAATGCGCTTTTTGGAGGGAGTGCCAGCTATGTAGCGTTAGAGTTCAAACAACATGGTTTTGAAGCGGGGTTTGTGGGCTATGTCATGTTGAGTATTATTATCTTTATGGTTATGGTTATCATATTCCCTAAAAAAACCTATTTGGAATGA